The Anastrepha ludens isolate Willacy chromosome 2, idAnaLude1.1, whole genome shotgun sequence genome contains a region encoding:
- the LOC128858212 gene encoding larval cuticle protein A2B-like, with the protein MAIKLVIALALFAVVKAGVIVPAAAPVAVAPAAVAVEEYDPHPQYKYGYDVQDALSGDSKGHVEERDGDVVRGEYSLIDSDGFRRVVTYTADPINGFNAVVRREPLVAPVVAAAPVVKAAPVVAAPVVRAAPLAAAAPIAPAFTYSRL; encoded by the exons atggccattaaG TTAGTGATCGCTCTCGCTCTCTTCGCTGTGGTGAAGGCTGGTGTTATCGTACCCGCTGCTGCTCCCGTTGCTGTTGCCCCCGCCGCCGTTGCTGTGGAGGAATACGATCCTCACCCACAGTACAAATATGGCTACGATGTACAAGACGCTCTGTCTGGTGATTCCAAAGGTCACGTGGAGGAACGTGATGGTGATGTTGTGCGTGGTGAATACTCTTTGATCGATTCTGACGGTTTCAGACGTGTTGTCACCTACACTGCCGACCCCATTAATGGCTTCAATGCTGTAGTGCGTCGTGAACCTTTGGTTGCCccagttgttgctgctgctcctGTGGTAAAAGCTGCCCCAGTTGTTGCAGCACCTGTTGTTAGAGCCGCCCCATTGGCCGCTGCCGCTCCAATTGCGCCCGCTTTTACCTACAGCCGCCTGTAA
- the LOC128858218 gene encoding larval cuticle protein A2B-like: MAYKFVAILAFASLASGGVIPVHDVYHHAPVVHQAPAHYAVPAPAYAPAAHGPVAVVHAHPQPVLAKQNDEYDPHPQYKYGYDVQDALSGDSKSQTEERDGDVVRGEYSLVDADGFKRVVQYTADPENGFNAVVNRVPLEQLKTVVKSVPVAYAQPAPAIVKEYAASISYHH; this comes from the exons ATGGCATACAAG TTCGTAGCAATACTCGCTTTCGCGTCGTTGGCCAGCGGTGGCGTCATCCCAGTTCATGATGTTTATCATCACGCCCCTGTTGTGCACCAGGCACCAGCCCATTATGCTGTTCCTGCTCCAGCGTACGCACCAGCTGCTCACGGGCCTGTTGCTGTTGTTCACGCTCATCCTCAGCCTGTTCTTGCCAAGCAAAATGATGAATATGACCCACATCCACAATACAAATATGGTTATGATGTGCAGGACGCACTCTCTGGCGATTCCAAGAGTCAAACTGAGGAACGCGATGGTGATGTAGTTCGCGGTGAATATTCCTTGGTAGATGCTGACGGTTTCAAACGAGTTGTTCAATATACCGCCGATCCAGAGAATGGTTTCAATGCTGTTGTCAATCGCGTCCCCTTGGAGCAGTTGAAGACTGTGGTGAAATCCGTTCCGGTAGCATACGCCCAGCCTGCTCCAGCCATTGTTAAGGAGTATGCTGCTTCAATTTCATATCATCATTAA